One genomic segment of Elgaria multicarinata webbii isolate HBS135686 ecotype San Diego chromosome 21, rElgMul1.1.pri, whole genome shotgun sequence includes these proteins:
- the IL6R gene encoding interleukin-6 receptor subunit alpha, with protein sequence MWLVGASVIVHLIGVTAGLTELELPCLKPAVPSAMIVIPPGANVSLPCLEGKPENTTIVHWRFEGQNLSSHPARKAVLGSNLFLSSVYYNASGHYSCHAGGRLIRSHRLVLEEPPETPHFTCHRRSLAKDIICEWKVSRPISPRTKARLWVKKGFSGRNYTEQQCRYYTKSQKFSCRLTGVNNEDNVVLAVSACVVNLAGTERKRVLLWSDELLKPDPPADVVATAMEKAPRKLHVTWRNPYSWGSTYYHLKFQLRYRAENAQNYSEVPFPHGVTSYTIYDALQGLRHTVQVRCREEFNHGSWSEWSHEIRGMPWTELKDPESETTSHVSKFPFDDYFASTNRPGSSEVPSNRDKPTVEVAVMVPLHTFLIMALSVTVGLALVVGIIARFRKKLGLLTSGEGKPSPVPSYSLAALGPEPPMSASPLLSPPDSPFSESSVDSPRTLDQNSPYDVSNADYFLLPK encoded by the exons ATGTGGCTGGTTGGTGCCTCCGTGATAGTCCATCTGATCGGTGTCACGGCGGGTTTAACGGAGCTAGAGTTGCCCTGCCTGAAGCCAG cTGTGCCATCTGCCATGATTGTCATCCCGCCGGGTGCAAATGTTTCCCTGCCTTGCCTGGAGGGGAAGCCAGAGAACACCACGATTGTCCACTGGAGGTTTGAAGGGCAGAATCTGAGTTCCCACCCTGCCAGGAAAGCAGTTCTAGGGTCCAATCTTTTCCTGTCATCGGTATATTATAACGCTTCGGGTCACTACAGTTGCCATGCCGGTGGCCGCCTCATTCGCTCTCATCGCCTCGTGCTGGAAG AACCGCCCGAAACGCCACATTTCACCTGTCACCGGCGGAGCTTAGCCAAGGACATTATATGTGAGTGGAAGGTGTCACGCCCGATATCGCCCCGCACCAAGGCCAGGTTGTGGGTGAAAAAAGG GTTTAGTGGGAGAAACTACACTGAACAGCAGTGCCGCTATTACACCAAGTCTCAGAAATTTTCTTGTCGCCTCACTGGGGTGAACAACGAAGACAACGTCGTCTTGGCGGTGTCCGCATGCGTGGTGAACTTGGCAGGCACTGAGAGGAAGCGGGTGCTTCTTTGGTCCGATGAACTGT tgAAACCAGATCCGCCAGCAGACGTTGTGGCGACcgccatggagaaggccccccgGAAGCTGCATGTGACCTGGCGTAACCCTTATTCCTGGGGCTCCACTTATTACCATCTTAAGTTCCAGCTACGCTACCGGGCAGAAAATGCGCAAAACTACTCTGAG GTCCCATTTCCGCACGGGGTCACTTCCTACACCATCTACGATGCTTTGCAAGGCCTCCGACACACCGTCCAGGTGCGATGCCGTGAAGAATTCAACCACGGAAGCTGGAGTGAATGGAGCCATGAAATTAGGGGGATGCCCTGGACAG AACTTAAGGACCCCGAGTCAGAAACCACGTCGCATGTCTCGAAG ttCCCCTTTGATGATTATTTTGCCAGTACCAACAGGCCTGGGAGTTCCGAGGTCCCAAGCAACAGGGACAAGCCAACTG TGGAAGTTGCCGTGATGGTGCCTCTTCACACCTTCCTCATCATGGCACTAAGTGTGACGGTGGGCCTTGCCCTGGTGGTCGGTATCATTGCCCG GTTCAGGAAAAAGCTGGGGCTTTTGACTTCTGGAGAAGGGAAACCCAGCCCCGTACCGTCCTATTCCTTGGCCGCCTTGGGGCCTGAGCCTCCTATGAGTGCCTCACCGCTTCTCTCCCCTCCAGACTCACCCTTCAGTGAGAGCTCCGTCGATAGCCCGCGTACCCTGGACCAAAACAGCCCGTACGATGTTTCTAATGCAGACTATTTCCTGCTTCCCAAGTAG